The following DNA comes from Novosphingobium sp. THN1.
ACGCTGGGCCGGTATCGCACGGCGGCGTAGACGCCGCGAATACCCGCTGGCGATCAGCCCTTGGCGTCCCACAGCGGCTGCAGGATCGCCGATGGGTTCTTCAGCACTTCGGGCCTGCGCAGCATCGTGGCCTCGACAAAGGCGGGCGGCAGCGAGGCCGGGGTGGCGTTCTGGCGGCCGATGCCGGTGGCGGTGAGGTGCCCGGGCCGGTCCCCCATTTCCATCCACGGACGCCAGCTACAGACGTTGGTGAAGCTGACCTCGCTCGTCACCCGCGTCGCCCCCGGCCGGGTCAGGTCGTGACGTTTGGCATGGAAGGTGTTGCTTTCGGCATAGCGGAAAGGCTCGGCCGCACCCGGAAAGGTCATCGCGGTGCGCGATCGTTCGGTGACCCACACGTCATCGCCGCGCACGTCGAAGGGCAGGATGTCGTGCTCCATCTGCAGGCCGGGGATTTCGCGCGCGATGTGGAACGAGAGATCCCTGCCGAAGCGGATCTTCGACGGCGGCAGGCCCCGGTTGGCACCTTGCAGGTCTTGCCGGTATAGGGATTGTCCCAGGTTTCCAGCGCCTTGCCGGTCACGGGATCGGTAAACCAGGCAAGTTCGAAGTTCACGGCCTCATATCCGTCGGCCACCTGGCGGTAGCGCGAGTAAACGGCCGAGACGACAGCGAAGAGCGGGTCCATCCGGTCCTCTACCACGCCGTAATATCGCGCCGAAACCCAGCTGGTAATCAGCCCTTCGTCCAGTGCGCCGCGCATCATGATGAAGTTGCGCAGGCGGCCTGCCTCGCTGGTCACGTCCAGCACGCCCTTGCTGCCCGCCTTGGCCAGCGCAGGCAGTCCTGCGCCAAGCATGGCTCCAGTCACGGATAGTCCGGTCAACAGGGTGCGGCGGTCCATCATCGGCGTTTCCCAAGGCTGCTATCGTTCTGGCGGCTAAGGTGTTGTCGGGCCGCCGCCCCGGCCATCGCTGCCTTGCGTCTATCCGAAGCGCGGACAGGCGGCAAAGCCGGATCGCGCGCAGGTCGCCGCATCATAGGCTGCAATTTCACCGTTCCCGGCACGGAGGAAGCATGAAACGCCTGCTCAAGATCGTCGGCCTGGTGGCGCTTGCCGTGCTGGTCGCCTGCCTCGGCCTGCTCGGCACGATGCGCGCCGGTCTGTGGAACCCTTCCTACGAGGAGGTCAGGGGGGTGCAGGCAACTGCGACTTCCACGTTCGAGAAGATCGGCACTGCCACGCTCCACATGCGCGACGAAGGCCCTCGCGACGGGCCGGTCGTCATCATGCTGCACAGCTCGATGGCCAACTTGCGCGAATGGGATGGCTGGGCCGATGCGCTGAAGGATCGCTATCGCGTGATCCGCTTCGACTGGCCGCCCTATGGCCTGTCAACCGACAGCGCCCCGTCCACGGGGATGCCGGGCGTGGTCGCGCTGCTGGAGAAAGTCGTGGCTGCCAAGGGGCTGGCGCGGTTTGCCCTGGTCGGCACGTCGAGCGGGGCGACGATCTCCACGCTCTATGCCGCCCGCCATCCCGATCAGGTGACCGCGCTGGCGCTTTCGGCGCTGCCGCTCGAGGCGCCGCCGCCCACCGATTTCAGCCGCCTGATGTGGGCGATGATCTGGACGCACGAAACGCTGGTGCCCAACTATTACCCGCGCGCCTATTACCGCCAGTCGCTGTCGGAACTTTATGGCCGGTCCGAGCGGCTGACCGACGAGACGGTTGACTGGTACTACCAGACCAACACCATCGCCGGCGGCTTTGCGCGGGTCCGCGAATACTATGAAGCGAACAAGAAGGCGGTCTGGGCCAAGGGTGCAGGCGGGGATGCGGCCAAGGTTATCGCACCGATCCTGTTGCAATGGGGCGATCGTGATCCGGTGCTGCCCAAATACCTGGCGACAAAGGC
Coding sequences within:
- a CDS encoding alpha/beta fold hydrolase translates to MKRLLKIVGLVALAVLVACLGLLGTMRAGLWNPSYEEVRGVQATATSTFEKIGTATLHMRDEGPRDGPVVIMLHSSMANLREWDGWADALKDRYRVIRFDWPPYGLSTDSAPSTGMPGVVALLEKVVAAKGLARFALVGTSSGATISTLYAARHPDQVTALALSALPLEAPPPTDFSRLMWAMIWTHETLVPNYYPRAYYRQSLSELYGRSERLTDETVDWYYQTNTIAGGFARVREYYEANKKAVWAKGAGGDAAKVIAPILLQWGDRDPVLPKYLATKAVSQFSSAKVDVIHYPDLGHYPMLELPQDTGRDLRAWLDRTVK
- a CDS encoding DUF1838 family protein, with product MMDRRTLLTGLSVTGAMLGAGLPALAKAGSKGVLDVTSEAGRLRNFIMMRGALDEGLITSWVSARYYGVVEDRMDPLFAVVSAVYSRYRQVADGYEAVNFELAWFTDPVTGKALETWDNPYTGKTCKVPTGACRRRRSASAGISRSTSRAKSPACRWSTTSCPSTCAAMTCGSPNDRAPR
- a CDS encoding DUF1838 family protein; translation: MTFPGAAEPFRYAESNTFHAKRHDLTRPGATRVTSEVSFTNVCSWRPWMEMGDRPGHLTATGIGRQNATPASLPPAFVEATMLRRPEVLKNPSAILQPLWDAKG